In a single window of the Thermus amyloliquefaciens genome:
- a CDS encoding WecB/TagA/CpsF family glycosyltransferase, with the protein MERVELLGLPLDPVGMEEALARIRGFLEGEGTRQVVTLNPEIAVRAQEDPALRQAILEAELITPDGIGILWAAKRLLGLDLKERVTGVDLTLALFRRFPGIRVYLLGGRPGVAERAAAEARRLGAEVVGFHHGYFQEEEGVVEEIRQKAPDLLLVGMGERQETFIHRHKTHLGAKVAMGVGGTLDVLAGEAKRPPAWAQRLGLEWLLRVGLDPRRWKRAPRLLRFALMVLREKR; encoded by the coding sequence ATGGAACGGGTAGAACTCCTGGGCCTTCCCCTGGACCCTGTGGGGATGGAGGAGGCCTTGGCCCGGATCCGGGGCTTCCTGGAGGGGGAGGGCACCCGCCAGGTGGTCACCCTGAACCCGGAGATCGCCGTGCGGGCCCAGGAGGACCCCGCCCTTAGGCAGGCCATCCTCGAGGCGGAGCTCATCACCCCGGACGGGATCGGCATCCTCTGGGCCGCCAAAAGGCTCCTCGGCCTGGACCTCAAGGAGCGGGTCACGGGGGTAGACCTCACCCTGGCCCTATTCCGGCGCTTCCCCGGGATCCGGGTCTACCTCCTCGGGGGAAGGCCTGGGGTAGCCGAGCGGGCGGCGGCCGAGGCCAGGCGGCTCGGGGCCGAGGTGGTGGGTTTCCATCACGGCTACTTCCAGGAGGAGGAAGGGGTGGTGGAGGAGATCCGGCAAAAGGCCCCCGACCTCCTCCTGGTGGGCATGGGGGAAAGGCAAGAGACCTTCATCCACCGGCACAAAACCCACCTGGGGGCCAAGGTGGCCATGGGGGTGGGGGGCACCCTGGACGTCCTGGCCGGCGAGGCTAAGCGCCCCCCGGCCTGGGCGCAACGCCTTGGCCTGGAGTGGCTCCTCCGGGTGGGCCTGGACCCAAGGCGGTGGAAAAGGGCCCCCAGGCTCCTCCGCTTCGCCCTCATGGTCCTTAGGGAAAAGCGCTAA
- the hisB gene encoding imidazoleglycerol-phosphate dehydratase HisB, protein MREATVERATAETWVRVRLGLDGPLGGGIATGLPFLDHMLLQLQRHGRFLLEVEAKGDLEVDVHHLVEDVGITLGQALREALGEGKGVERYAEAFAPMDETLVLCVLDLSGRPHLEYRPEAWPVVGEAGGVNHYHLREFLRGFVNHGRLTLHLRLLSGREAHHVLEASFKALARALHRATRLTGEGLPSTKGVL, encoded by the coding sequence ATGCGTGAGGCCACGGTGGAGCGGGCCACGGCGGAAACCTGGGTGCGGGTGCGCCTGGGCTTGGACGGGCCCCTGGGGGGTGGGATCGCCACGGGCCTTCCCTTCCTGGACCACATGCTTTTGCAGCTTCAGCGGCACGGGCGCTTCCTCCTGGAGGTGGAGGCCAAGGGGGACCTGGAGGTGGACGTGCACCACCTGGTGGAGGATGTGGGCATCACCCTGGGCCAGGCCTTGAGGGAGGCTTTGGGGGAGGGGAAGGGGGTGGAGCGCTATGCCGAGGCCTTCGCCCCCATGGACGAGACCCTGGTGCTTTGCGTCCTGGACCTCTCGGGCCGCCCCCACCTGGAGTACCGCCCGGAGGCGTGGCCCGTGGTGGGGGAGGCGGGGGGGGTGAACCACTACCACCTCCGGGAGTTTCTCAGGGGGTTTGTCAACCACGGCCGCCTCACCCTGCACCTCCGGCTCCTTTCCGGCAGGGAGGCCCACCACGTGCTGGAGGCCAGCTTTAAGGCCCTGGCCCGGGCCCTGCACCGGGCCACCCGCCTCACCGGGGAGGGGCTTCCCAGCACCAAGGGGGTGCTTTAG
- a CDS encoding sodium-dependent bicarbonate transport family permease: MDALELLRLNLLSPMVLAFALGVLARLLKSDLAFPEALYTALSIYLLFAIGFKGGVELSKTPVTTLLLPALATLGLGLLRPLSSYFLARRLLSLGRVDAGALAAHYGSVSAVTFLAALTFVQGVGHRPEGFLPTLVALLEVPGIVVALLLAKRGGGNLGEAFQEVLTGRSVVLLVGGLLIGALSGEVGMERVKPFFVDPFYGVLTLFLLDLGMVAASRFATLGQVGFRLVLYGTLLPLLHGAVGVYLGHLVGFSVGGATVLGAMAASASYIAAPAAVRIALPEANPSLYLAASLAVTFPFNLVLGIPIYHALAQGMGG; the protein is encoded by the coding sequence ATGGATGCCTTGGAGCTCCTTCGGCTCAACCTCCTTTCCCCCATGGTCTTGGCCTTTGCCCTGGGGGTTTTGGCCCGCCTTCTCAAGAGCGACCTGGCCTTTCCCGAGGCCCTGTACACGGCCCTATCCATCTACCTGCTCTTCGCCATCGGCTTCAAAGGGGGGGTGGAGCTTTCCAAAACCCCCGTGACCACCTTGCTCCTCCCTGCCTTGGCCACCCTGGGCCTGGGGCTTTTGCGGCCCCTTTCCAGCTATTTCCTGGCCCGCCGTCTTCTGTCCCTGGGCCGGGTGGACGCCGGGGCCTTGGCCGCCCATTACGGCTCGGTCTCCGCGGTGACCTTTCTGGCGGCCCTCACCTTTGTCCAAGGGGTGGGCCACAGGCCCGAGGGGTTCTTGCCCACCCTGGTGGCCCTCTTGGAGGTGCCGGGCATCGTGGTGGCCCTGCTTTTGGCCAAGCGGGGGGGTGGGAACCTGGGCGAGGCCTTCCAGGAGGTCCTCACCGGGAGAAGCGTGGTCCTCCTGGTGGGGGGGCTTCTCATCGGGGCCCTTTCCGGGGAGGTGGGGATGGAGCGCGTAAAGCCCTTTTTCGTGGATCCCTTTTATGGGGTCCTTACCCTTTTCCTCCTGGACCTGGGGATGGTGGCGGCCTCGAGGTTCGCCACTTTAGGCCAGGTGGGCTTCCGCCTGGTGCTCTACGGAACCCTCCTGCCCCTTCTGCACGGGGCCGTGGGGGTTTACCTGGGCCACCTGGTGGGGTTTTCCGTAGGCGGGGCCACCGTCTTGGGGGCCATGGCCGCCAGCGCCAGCTACATCGCTGCTCCTGCCGCGGTGCGCATCGCCCTGCCCGAGGCCAACCCCAGCCTATACCTGGCGGCAAGCCTGGCGGTGACCTTTCCCTTTAACCTGGTTCTGGGCATCCCCATCTACCACGCCTTGGCCCAAGGGATGGGAGGGTGA
- a CDS encoding pyridoxal phosphate-dependent aminotransferase, with translation MRAFKAHLWGLAPYPYKKVEAPVKLDQNESPFDLPPSLKEEALRRLARLPWNRYPDIHAESLRKRLASLLDWPEEGIVLAPGSNLLILALSLAAEEVLDLSPTFPHYAHAARMAGTPYRAMALGEGFSLPLEEALALFQGGVFFLPNPHAPTGALFPEEALQALAERAKEVGGLLVVDEAYREFAGTDLRHLGRGNPHVALLRTFSKAYSLGGIRAGYLLAAPEVAQVVREVLPPFVLPAHTGVVLEVVLENPGYVQEVVETVRAERERVYGRLLSHPTWRPYRSHTNFLLVRTPDAGEAFRHLLAQGVLVRRQDHYPGLSGCIRVTVGLKEEMDAFLKAAFEVAYA, from the coding sequence ATGCGGGCCTTTAAGGCGCACCTTTGGGGCCTGGCCCCTTACCCCTACAAGAAGGTGGAGGCCCCGGTGAAGCTGGACCAGAACGAAAGCCCCTTTGACCTGCCCCCTTCCCTGAAGGAGGAGGCTCTCAGGCGCCTGGCCCGGCTTCCCTGGAACCGCTACCCGGATATCCACGCGGAAAGCCTGCGCAAGAGGCTGGCCTCCCTTCTGGACTGGCCTGAGGAGGGCATCGTCCTGGCCCCGGGGTCCAACCTCCTCATCCTGGCCTTGAGCCTGGCGGCGGAGGAGGTCCTGGACTTAAGCCCCACCTTCCCCCATTACGCCCATGCCGCCCGGATGGCGGGGACCCCTTACCGGGCCATGGCCCTGGGGGAGGGGTTTTCCCTGCCCCTCGAGGAGGCCTTGGCCCTCTTCCAAGGCGGGGTCTTCTTCCTGCCCAACCCCCATGCCCCCACGGGGGCCCTTTTCCCCGAGGAGGCCCTCCAGGCCCTGGCCGAGAGGGCCAAGGAGGTGGGGGGGCTTTTGGTGGTGGACGAGGCCTACCGGGAGTTCGCCGGCACCGACCTCCGCCACCTGGGCCGGGGAAACCCCCATGTGGCTCTCCTGCGCACCTTCTCCAAGGCCTATTCCCTGGGGGGCATCCGGGCCGGGTACCTGCTTGCGGCTCCCGAGGTGGCCCAGGTGGTGCGGGAGGTGCTTCCCCCCTTCGTCCTGCCCGCCCACACCGGGGTGGTCCTGGAGGTGGTCCTGGAGAACCCGGGGTATGTCCAGGAGGTGGTGGAAACGGTGCGGGCTGAAAGGGAGCGGGTTTATGGGAGGCTTCTTTCCCATCCCACCTGGCGGCCCTACAGGAGCCACACCAACTTCCTCCTGGTGCGCACCCCGGATGCCGGAGAGGCCTTCCGCCACCTCCTGGCCCAGGGGGTCCTGGTGCGCCGGCAGGACCACTACCCTGGCCTTTCGGGGTGCATTCGGGTCACGGTGGGCCTCAAGGAGGAGATGGACGCCTTCTTGAAGGCGGCCTTTGAGGTGGCGTATGCGTGA
- a CDS encoding phenylacetate--CoA ligase family protein — MDRNARLKEVVRAAKEHPVYREKFKGVHPEEVTLENLGELPLTTREEWVAYLKENPRPPAGASLMHLTPSPLMGWMPEYLSQEDLRYQTEALAEHYRRLGLTGKRVLVAFSYHVFAGGWLFHQALWRAGNLVFPHGPGEASRIAEIGRAYGFDVLVTNPSFALKVGQAGGRFPLLLAGGEPFTSVPGFRERVEAALGGVALDAYGTSELGIVAGERREKDGLWEIPEMAVLEVLDPETLKPVPDGEKGELVVTALSRTLMPMVRFRTGDLAIAERREGLTVLPRGVFGRTDQMVKVKGVKLYPTELAPILGGFGLDPRGFQVVLERKLEGTDKLVLRLKAEKVPPGLMEAIQRATGLKVDEVELVGELEGGLVVDRRF; from the coding sequence ATGGACCGGAACGCTCGGCTCAAAGAGGTGGTGCGCGCGGCCAAGGAACACCCCGTCTACCGGGAAAAGTTCAAGGGGGTCCATCCGGAGGAGGTCACCCTGGAAAACCTGGGGGAGCTTCCCCTCACCACCCGCGAGGAATGGGTGGCCTACCTCAAGGAAAACCCCAGGCCCCCGGCAGGGGCAAGCCTCATGCACCTCACCCCAAGCCCCCTCATGGGCTGGATGCCCGAGTACCTCTCCCAGGAGGATCTCCGTTACCAGACCGAGGCCCTGGCCGAGCACTACCGCCGCCTGGGCCTCACCGGGAAACGGGTGCTGGTGGCCTTCAGCTACCACGTCTTCGCCGGGGGGTGGCTCTTCCACCAAGCCCTTTGGCGCGCCGGCAACCTGGTCTTCCCCCACGGGCCAGGGGAGGCCAGCCGCATCGCCGAGATCGGACGGGCCTACGGCTTTGACGTGCTGGTCACCAACCCCTCCTTCGCCCTCAAGGTGGGGCAGGCGGGGGGACGGTTCCCCCTCCTCCTGGCGGGGGGGGAGCCCTTCACCTCCGTCCCCGGCTTCCGGGAAAGGGTGGAGGCCGCCCTGGGGGGCGTGGCCCTGGACGCCTACGGCACCAGCGAGCTGGGCATCGTGGCCGGGGAGCGGAGGGAAAAGGACGGGCTCTGGGAGATCCCCGAGATGGCGGTCCTGGAGGTCCTGGACCCGGAGACCTTGAAGCCCGTCCCCGACGGGGAAAAGGGGGAGCTGGTGGTGACGGCCCTAAGCCGCACCCTCATGCCCATGGTGCGCTTCCGCACCGGGGATCTCGCCATCGCCGAGAGGCGGGAAGGGCTCACCGTTTTGCCCAGAGGGGTCTTTGGCCGGACGGACCAGATGGTGAAGGTGAAGGGGGTGAAGCTCTACCCCACGGAGCTGGCCCCCATCCTGGGGGGTTTCGGCCTGGACCCCAGGGGCTTCCAAGTGGTGCTGGAAAGGAAGCTGGAGGGCACCGACAAGCTGGTCCTCCGCCTCAAGGCGGAAAAGGTGCCCCCGGGCCTCATGGAGGCCATCCAGAGGGCCACGGGCTTGAAGGTGGACGAGGTGGAGCTGGTGGGCGAGCTGGAGGGCGGCCTGGTGGTGGACCGGCGCTTCTAA
- a CDS encoding carbohydrate kinase family protein yields the protein MRFFVVGDVSVDLLFFVERIPEPGEEVPSRRALMKPGGAGATLAVQLSSLGHRVYLAGRVGRDPFAELALSRVREVGVDCKHLQEDPEHTTSSVLILLVPGGERAMVSAEGASRYLDPSLFKPRFLDQADAVVLSAYALVGGPSRSYAVEVLEAARKREMPIFADLGTGAVRAAGKELLRYLRGVTWLLMNQNELLALTEASSLSAGVARLREEGFHHLAIKVGAMGSIVVTPEGEELLEPFPVEDIVDSTGAGDAYTAAFAHAIMSGKSPVEAGRLANLAGALAATAIGAQGRLLRLEDLEVAAS from the coding sequence ATGCGGTTTTTCGTGGTGGGCGACGTTTCCGTGGACCTGCTCTTCTTCGTGGAGCGCATACCGGAGCCGGGGGAGGAGGTTCCTTCCCGCCGCGCCCTGATGAAACCAGGGGGGGCCGGGGCCACCCTGGCGGTGCAGCTTTCCAGCCTGGGCCACCGGGTCTACCTGGCGGGCCGGGTGGGGCGGGATCCCTTCGCCGAGCTGGCCCTTTCCCGGGTGCGGGAGGTGGGGGTGGACTGCAAACACCTGCAGGAGGACCCCGAGCACACCACCAGCTCCGTGCTGATCCTCTTGGTGCCCGGGGGGGAAAGGGCCATGGTGAGCGCCGAGGGAGCCAGCCGTTACCTGGACCCTTCCCTCTTCAAGCCCCGTTTCCTGGACCAGGCGGACGCCGTGGTCCTCTCCGCCTACGCCCTGGTGGGAGGGCCCAGCCGCAGCTATGCGGTGGAGGTCCTCGAGGCCGCCCGGAAACGGGAGATGCCCATCTTCGCCGACCTGGGAACGGGGGCGGTTCGGGCGGCGGGCAAGGAACTCTTACGGTACCTGAGGGGGGTAACCTGGCTCCTCATGAACCAGAACGAGCTCCTGGCCCTGACGGAGGCCTCCTCCCTTTCCGCGGGGGTGGCCCGCCTCCGGGAAGAGGGGTTCCACCACCTGGCCATCAAGGTGGGGGCCATGGGGTCCATCGTGGTCACCCCGGAAGGGGAGGAGCTCCTGGAGCCCTTCCCCGTGGAGGACATCGTGGACTCCACGGGGGCCGGGGACGCCTACACCGCCGCCTTCGCCCACGCCATCATGAGCGGGAAAAGCCCCGTGGAGGCGGGGAGGCTGGCCAACCTGGCCGGGGCCCTGGCCGCCACCGCCATCGGCGCCCAAGGCAGGCTCCTCCGGCTAGAGGACCTGGAAGTAGCGGCGAGCTAG
- a CDS encoding 2-phosphosulfolactate phosphatase yields the protein MCRVDLCLRPAPGPVVLVEVLPAGSLLTQLLAQGALEAWVAPGPKVARLLAQELGNDTLLLGEAEGFPLEGFHGRLSLVELEGQDLRGKRAILVAPLLNASLLPGEEEAYLVGFRNAKAALERLRALQGLVLRPAGAPEPLLSAVVAAGFLQRKLCPKAPLGLASALLKAFPDPQEALFQSPEGQALHKEGRTEELARASLIGVDPVVPRLAGVRFFPKGEFGLTQDRYAQRFVAWNG from the coding sequence GTGTGCCGGGTTGACCTTTGCCTAAGGCCTGCCCCCGGACCCGTGGTGCTGGTGGAGGTCCTCCCCGCGGGAAGCCTCCTCACCCAGCTCCTGGCCCAGGGGGCCTTGGAAGCCTGGGTGGCCCCTGGGCCCAAGGTGGCCCGCCTCCTGGCCCAGGAGCTGGGCAACGACACCCTTTTGCTGGGGGAAGCGGAGGGCTTCCCCCTGGAGGGCTTCCACGGCCGCCTCTCCCTGGTGGAGCTGGAAGGCCAGGACCTTAGGGGAAAGCGGGCCATCCTGGTGGCCCCCCTCCTGAACGCAAGCCTCCTTCCCGGGGAAGAGGAGGCCTACCTGGTGGGCTTCCGCAACGCCAAGGCCGCCTTGGAGAGGCTTCGCGCCCTTCAGGGGCTGGTCCTGCGCCCCGCCGGGGCTCCCGAACCCCTGCTCTCCGCGGTGGTGGCGGCGGGGTTTTTGCAGAGGAAGCTTTGCCCAAAGGCGCCCTTGGGCCTCGCCTCCGCCCTGCTCAAAGCCTTCCCCGACCCCCAGGAGGCCCTCTTCCAAAGCCCGGAGGGCCAGGCCCTCCACAAGGAGGGGCGCACGGAGGAGCTGGCCCGTGCCAGCCTCATCGGGGTGGACCCGGTGGTGCCCAGGCTGGCCGGGGTGCGCTTCTTCCCCAAGGGGGAGTTCGGCCTGACCCAGGACCGCTACGCCCAGAGGTTTGTGGCATGGAACGGGTAG
- the hisH gene encoding imidazole glycerol phosphate synthase subunit HisH: MKALLIDYGSGNLRSAAKALEAAGFAVWVSADPRAHPEADLLVLPGQGHFGQVMGAFQGSGFVDRVLAHLERGLPFLGICVGMQVLYRESEEAPGVRGLGLVEGVVRRFPRGRVPQMGWNRVRFAGAFQEVSGRHFYFANSYYGPLTPYSLGQGEYEGTPFTALLARGNLLAPQFHPEKSGRAGLAFLALARRYFQVL, from the coding sequence ATGAAGGCGCTCCTCATCGACTACGGCTCGGGGAACCTCCGGAGTGCGGCCAAGGCCCTCGAGGCGGCGGGCTTTGCCGTCTGGGTCTCCGCCGACCCCAGGGCCCACCCGGAGGCGGACCTCCTGGTCCTCCCGGGGCAGGGCCACTTTGGCCAGGTGATGGGGGCCTTCCAGGGGAGCGGCTTCGTGGACCGGGTCCTGGCCCACCTGGAAAGGGGCCTGCCTTTCCTGGGCATCTGCGTGGGCATGCAGGTCCTGTACCGGGAAAGCGAGGAGGCCCCCGGGGTTAGGGGCCTGGGCCTGGTGGAAGGGGTGGTGCGGCGCTTTCCCCGGGGCCGGGTCCCCCAGATGGGGTGGAACCGGGTGCGCTTTGCGGGGGCTTTTCAGGAGGTCTCGGGGCGCCACTTCTACTTCGCCAACTCCTACTATGGCCCCCTGACCCCCTACTCCCTGGGCCAGGGGGAGTACGAGGGCACCCCCTTCACCGCCTTGTTGGCCAGGGGAAACCTTCTCGCCCCGCAGTTCCACCCGGAGAAAAGCGGCCGGGCGGGCCTGGCCTTTTTGGCCCTAGCTCGCCGCTACTTCCAGGTCCTCTAG
- a CDS encoding DedA family protein: protein MNASWSHLVPALLLFLEVGFPFGLLVPGGDTLLLALGALAGEGRLGLFPLLPLLFLGSYLGHGVGYALGRALGPRLRARFPEGLMRRTEGLLFRYGPSALLLAPFVPGMRTAVPFLLGALGFPLLPYLLLAGLGSLLWTQGLVLLAFFLGKAVSPWILWPALLLLALLPLLRRKFRTPRA, encoded by the coding sequence ATGAACGCCTCCTGGTCCCACCTGGTTCCCGCCCTCCTCCTCTTCCTAGAGGTGGGCTTTCCCTTCGGCCTCCTCGTCCCCGGGGGGGATACCCTCCTCTTGGCCCTGGGGGCCCTGGCCGGGGAGGGGAGGCTTGGCCTCTTCCCCCTTCTTCCCCTCCTCTTCCTGGGCAGCTACCTGGGTCACGGGGTGGGGTACGCCCTGGGCCGGGCCTTGGGGCCCAGGCTGCGGGCCCGTTTCCCCGAGGGGCTCATGAGGCGGACCGAAGGGCTTCTTTTCCGCTATGGCCCTTCCGCTCTCCTCCTTGCCCCCTTCGTGCCGGGGATGCGCACGGCGGTGCCCTTCCTGCTTGGGGCCCTAGGGTTTCCCCTCTTGCCCTACCTTCTCCTCGCCGGCCTGGGAAGCCTCCTCTGGACCCAGGGCTTGGTCCTTTTGGCCTTCTTCCTGGGAAAGGCGGTATCCCCCTGGATCCTCTGGCCTGCCCTTCTCCTTCTGGCCCTTTTGCCCCTCCTGCGCCGGAAGTTCAGGACGCCTAGGGCCTGA
- a CDS encoding P-II family nitrogen regulator: MDLVPLKLVTIVAESVLEKKLVEEVKRLGAKGYTLVPARGEGSRGMRSLDWEGQNIRLETIVPEEVALRILARLQEAYFPHYAVIAYVENVWVVRGEKYV, from the coding sequence ATGGACCTGGTGCCCTTGAAACTGGTGACCATCGTGGCGGAAAGCGTCTTGGAAAAGAAGCTGGTGGAGGAGGTGAAGCGCCTGGGGGCCAAGGGGTACACCCTTGTGCCCGCCAGGGGGGAGGGTTCCCGGGGGATGCGGAGCCTGGACTGGGAGGGGCAGAACATCCGCCTGGAGACCATTGTTCCCGAGGAGGTGGCCCTTAGGATCCTCGCCCGCCTGCAGGAGGCCTACTTCCCCCACTACGCCGTGATCGCCTATGTGGAGAACGTCTGGGTGGTACGGGGGGAGAAGTACGTTTAG
- a CDS encoding 5-(carboxyamino)imidazole ribonucleotide synthase: MRLGILGGGQLGRMLALAGYPLGLAFRFLDPSPEACAGQVGELVAGDYLDGEALARFAEGLDLVTYEFENVPVEAAQRLAERLPVFPPPKALEIAQDRLAEKAFMQSLGVPTPPFRKVDTLEELREGLEALGLPALLKARRGGYDGKGQALVRSREEAERAFAQLGGKGLILEGFVPFDRELSMLAVRGLRGEVAFYPLVENRHRGGILRLSLAPAPGLSPRLQEKAVGYARRALEALGYVGVLALELFQVGEELLFNEMAPRVHNSGHWTIEGAETSQFENHLRALLGLPLGSTAPRGYSAMANLIGVEPDFAQVLALPGAHLHWYGKGVRPGRKVGHITLRRDTWEDLAQDLPHLLALAQALEPV; encoded by the coding sequence ATGAGGCTGGGCATCCTGGGCGGGGGCCAGCTGGGGAGGATGCTGGCCCTGGCGGGCTACCCCCTGGGCCTTGCCTTCCGCTTCCTGGACCCCTCCCCCGAGGCCTGCGCAGGGCAGGTGGGGGAGCTGGTGGCGGGAGACTACCTGGACGGGGAGGCCCTCGCCCGCTTCGCCGAGGGGCTGGACCTGGTCACCTACGAGTTTGAGAACGTGCCCGTGGAGGCGGCCCAGAGGCTTGCGGAAAGGCTTCCCGTCTTCCCGCCCCCTAAGGCCCTGGAGATCGCCCAGGACCGGCTGGCGGAAAAGGCCTTTATGCAAAGCCTGGGGGTACCCACCCCTCCCTTCCGCAAGGTGGACACCCTGGAAGAGCTCAGGGAAGGCCTGGAGGCCCTGGGCCTCCCCGCCCTCCTCAAGGCCCGCCGGGGGGGGTACGACGGCAAGGGGCAGGCCCTGGTGCGCTCGCGGGAGGAGGCGGAAAGGGCCTTCGCCCAGCTGGGGGGAAAGGGCCTCATCCTGGAGGGCTTCGTCCCCTTTGACCGGGAGCTCTCCATGCTGGCGGTGCGCGGCCTCAGGGGCGAGGTGGCCTTCTACCCCCTGGTGGAAAACCGCCACCGGGGGGGCATCCTGCGCCTTTCCCTGGCCCCGGCCCCGGGGCTTTCCCCAAGGCTCCAGGAGAAGGCCGTGGGCTACGCCAGGAGGGCCCTCGAGGCCCTAGGGTACGTGGGCGTCTTGGCCCTGGAGCTCTTCCAGGTGGGGGAGGAGCTCCTCTTCAACGAGATGGCCCCCCGGGTGCACAACTCCGGCCACTGGACGATAGAAGGGGCGGAGACGAGCCAGTTTGAGAACCACCTCCGGGCCCTCCTCGGCCTCCCCTTGGGCTCCACCGCCCCCAGGGGCTATAGCGCCATGGCCAACCTCATCGGGGTAGAACCGGACTTCGCCCAGGTCCTCGCCCTTCCCGGGGCCCACCTGCACTGGTACGGCAAGGGGGTGCGCCCAGGGCGCAAGGTGGGGCATATCACCCTGCGGCGGGACACCTGGGAGGACCTCGCCCAGGACCTTCCCCACCTTCTCGCCTTGGCCCAGGCCCTCGAGCCGGTATAA
- the purE gene encoding 5-(carboxyamino)imidazole ribonucleotide mutase → MRPLVGVIMGSKSDWETLRHAAETLEALGVPYEVRVVSAHRTPDLMAEYAKTAKARGLMVIIAGAGGAAHLPGMTAAHTPLPVLGVPVESQALKGLDSLLSIVQMPAGIPVGTLAIGRAGAVNAALLAASIVGLSHPQVMARLEAYRKAQTEAVLAHPDPREEKGPEGARLAREEG, encoded by the coding sequence ATGCGGCCTTTGGTGGGCGTTATCATGGGCTCCAAGTCGGATTGGGAAACCCTCCGCCATGCGGCGGAAACCCTGGAGGCCCTAGGGGTTCCCTATGAGGTGCGCGTGGTCTCCGCCCACCGCACCCCGGACCTCATGGCGGAGTACGCCAAGACCGCCAAGGCGCGGGGCCTCATGGTCATCATCGCCGGGGCTGGGGGCGCAGCCCACCTCCCGGGGATGACCGCCGCCCACACCCCCTTGCCCGTGCTGGGGGTGCCGGTGGAGAGCCAGGCCCTAAAGGGCCTAGACTCCCTCCTTTCCATCGTGCAGATGCCCGCGGGCATCCCCGTGGGCACCCTGGCCATCGGAAGGGCGGGGGCGGTGAATGCCGCCCTCCTGGCCGCCAGCATCGTGGGGCTTTCCCATCCCCAGGTGATGGCGCGCCTCGAGGCCTACCGGAAGGCCCAGACCGAGGCCGTCCTGGCCCACCCCGACCCCAGGGAGGAAAAGGGCCCCGAAGGGGCTAGGTTGGCTAGGGAGGAGGGATGA
- a CDS encoding thiamine-phosphate kinase, giving the protein MRLRDLGERALLGKLAPIGYPSGAPLPPGDDAGGVWVEGVAWLLKTDGFLYREVALSGMGPFEVGFRGVAATASDLIAKMGRPLGFTLGLFLPPDLEEAFALGLVEGAAEAAGRLGAFLLGGDTNAGSEVALTVAGFARAEAPLPRRALPGDLVYLAGERWGRTGAAIQAHYQGRDLGAYPRIREAAFYPLPRLELLSLKGLLRGSLDSSDGLAETLWQLAELGVRVELEGLPLYPDVLAFAGSERAARDLVLYGGEEFEAVLVVPPEGEAQVLARAEAVGLPLFRAGRVGEGEGVFLRGEPLPRRGYDHFRP; this is encoded by the coding sequence ATGCGGCTTAGAGACTTGGGAGAGCGGGCGCTTCTTGGGAAGCTGGCCCCCATCGGCTACCCCTCGGGTGCCCCCTTGCCCCCGGGGGATGACGCCGGGGGGGTTTGGGTGGAGGGGGTGGCTTGGCTTTTGAAGACGGACGGCTTCCTCTACCGGGAGGTGGCCCTCTCGGGGATGGGGCCCTTTGAGGTGGGCTTTAGGGGCGTGGCGGCCACGGCCTCAGACCTCATCGCCAAAATGGGCAGGCCCTTGGGGTTTACCCTGGGGCTCTTCCTGCCCCCGGACCTGGAGGAGGCCTTCGCCCTGGGCCTGGTGGAGGGGGCGGCGGAGGCGGCGGGTCGGCTTGGGGCCTTCCTCCTCGGGGGCGACACCAACGCCGGAAGCGAGGTGGCCCTCACCGTTGCCGGCTTCGCCCGGGCGGAAGCCCCCCTCCCCCGCCGGGCCTTGCCCGGGGACCTCGTTTACCTGGCGGGGGAGCGTTGGGGTAGGACGGGGGCGGCCATCCAGGCCCACTACCAGGGTAGGGACTTGGGGGCCTACCCCAGGATCCGGGAGGCGGCCTTCTACCCCCTGCCCCGGCTGGAGCTCCTAAGCCTCAAGGGGCTTCTCCGAGGCAGCCTGGACTCCTCGGACGGCCTGGCGGAAACCCTTTGGCAGTTGGCGGAGCTGGGGGTGCGGGTGGAGCTGGAAGGCCTTCCCCTCTACCCCGACGTCCTGGCCTTCGCCGGGAGTGAGAGGGCGGCCCGGGACCTCGTCCTCTATGGGGGGGAGGAGTTTGAGGCCGTCCTGGTGGTGCCTCCTGAGGGCGAGGCCCAGGTGCTGGCCCGGGCGGAAGCCGTGGGCCTACCCCTCTTCCGCGCGGGGCGGGTGGGGGAGGGGGAGGGGGTCTTCCTCCGGGGCGAGCCCCTGCCCCGAAGGGGGTACGACCACTTCCGCCCCTAA